The proteins below are encoded in one region of Danio rerio strain Tuebingen ecotype United States chromosome 12, GRCz12tu, whole genome shotgun sequence:
- the si:ch211-250n8.1 gene encoding uncharacterized protein si:ch211-250n8.1, which produces MPSKDPLIETLKVCILNLKSEGTVTDSNPHLPSCCELLELILRKGLQQPVLSLAHRDYWHCFEQLLQHDTCGRLSSISLAVQQSTACSKLITSQGRGRFFIRLMLRRRTLGSVVKHLLHTNRVIEWYCPNISILRNEELLEPFLSLSMVLSEMDFKINVENCSFLDESWLLPVCQIYEVVPCRELGIALRYLDGRVFVLDLLQGSQAQVDMFAEPGDIIDEINGISLRNASNGQAGVVLSKLKGQPLSIHFIRWRGEDGSIYQPLVKHLRQLKQEKPSLQFGPKPASQQDKTTAAQKKSQTQCVKDGRILYAVDLLGKANIGMYGGKEVLQHAIPVVLESKQTRKEVLLDVKETHLTCIDKSTKQELFQHHFPEISCVGRFGSQPDLTIFAFCVLDAPQADKPSGFCCVVLQAASCSECEEIVNRIAAGFKHTEWFV; this is translated from the exons ATGCCATCAAAAGACCCGCTTATCGAAACACTTAAAG TGTGTATTCTGAATTTGAAATCGGAGGGGACCGTGACTGACTCTAACCCACACCTGCCGTCCTGCTGTGAGCTCCTGGAACTGATACTGCGAAAGGGACTCCAGC AACCTGTTCTCAGCTTGGCACACAGAGATTACTGGCATTGTTTTGAACAGCTTCTACAACACGACACATGTGGCAG GTTGAGTTCGATCTCTCTGGCCGTGCAACAGAGCACAGCCTGCAGCAAACTCATTACATCTCAAGGCCGAGGACGCTTCTTCATACGGCTCATGCTGAGGAGGAGAACACTGGGAAGTGTAGTGAAACATCTTCTCCACACAAACAGAGTAATCGAG TGGTACTGCCCTAACATTTCTATTCTGAGAAATGAGGAGCTTTTAG AACCATTTCTGTCGCTGTCTATGGTGTTGTCGGAAATGGACTTCAAGATCAATGTTGAG AACTGCAGCTTCCTTGATGAAAGCTGGCTGCTTCCG GTGTGTCAGATCTATGAAGTTGTTCCCTGTCGGGAGCTGGGAATAGCGCTCAG GTACCTAGATGGACGTGTGTTTGTGTTGGATCTGCTTCAGGGTAGTCAAGCTCAAGTGGATATGTTCGCGGAGCCTGGTGACATCATTGATGAAATAAATGGGATTTCATTGAGGAATGCTAGCAATGGGCAG GCAGGTGTGGTTCTGTCTAAACTCAAGGGTCAGCCGCTCTCCATTCACTTCATACGCTGGAGAGGAGAAGATGGCTCCATCTATCAGCCGCTGGTCAAACACTTACGGCAGCTCAAACAAGAAAAACCCTCGCTTCAGTTTGGCCCCAAACCAGCCTCTCAGCAGGACAAAACCACAGCAGCTCAGAAGAAAAGCCAGACGCAGTGTGTAAAAGACGGCAG GATCCTGTATGCCGTGGACCTCTTAGGAAAAGCAAACATAGGAATG taTGGAGGTAAGGAGGTTCTGCAGCATGCCATTCCTGTGGTCCTGGAGAGTAAACAGACAAGAAAG GAAGTTCTGCTGGATGTAAAGGAGACTCATCTTACCTGCATAGATAAGTCTACTAAGCAG GAGCTGTTTCAACACCACTTCCCTGAGATATCATGCGTTGGGAGATTCGGAAGCCAACCGGATTTAACCATTTTTGCTTTTTGTGTATT AGATGCACCACAAGCAGACAAACCGTCGGGCTTCTGTTGTGTGGTCCTACAGGCCGCTAGCTGTAGTGAGTGTGAAGAGATTGTAAACCGTATAG CTGCTGGGTTTAAGCATACAGAATGGTTTGTCTGA